CGCTATGACGACCTGCCGGAGGTAGCGCTTCAGGTACAGGACGGGGGCGACGGACAGCTGGACGGTAACGACTACCTCCTTTTTTATACGCCCGGCCCCCACCGCTGGCAATGGGACCCGCTGAAGCCAGGGTTTGTACATCAATACAACCTTTACAGCGACGTGGCCACCTATTTCCTGACCATCGGGGACAACGGTGCCCGTATAACGCAGGACAGCAATACTCAACCGGCCGGTAATAAAACTTATGCCTTTGACTTCCACACCTTTTATGAAAGGGACAGCCTTAACTTCCTCAGCAGTGGTAAACAATGGTGGGGGCAGGAATTTGGTAAAGTGATCGGGAACAGCCGTTCCTATAGCTTTTCACTGCCAGGGCCGCCAGTGGGCCTGGTGACCGTCGCTTTCCGGGCCGCCGCACGCGGCGCCACCGGCAGCAATTTTAAGGTAAGCCTGAACCAGGCCGCCGCCGCCAGCGCGTATTTGTTGCCCGTAGGCAGCAGTGTCTTTGAATCTTATGCCACCGCGGCATACGCCTCCGGTACCGCCACCGTTGGCGGGGACGTGCTCACAGCAGGCGTGGACTTCCAGCCGGGCGATCTGAACGCCCGGGGATGGCTTGACTACCTGGAGCTGACAGCCCCCTGTCCGTTGCGGATACCAGCCGGCGGCGTACTTGATTTCCGCAGCACTGCCGGTACCGGTCGTACGCAATACCTCCTTGCTAACGCTACTGCACAAACGCAGGTGTGGCAGGTGACAGACCCGCTTAAACCGCTGGCCATGCCCACGGCGCTGCAGGCTGACACCCTGGTTTTTACGGGAGATGCCGGACCTTTGCGGGAATATATTGCTTTTAATACGGCGGCAGTCATGCGGCCGCTGCCTGGCGGACCGGTGATCAACCAGGACCTGCACGGTCAACCCGGAGCAGATCTGCTGATCGTGACCCATGAAACCTTCCTGGCCGAGGCAGAACGGCTGGCAGCATGGCGCCGCTCCCGCGACGGACTGCGGGTGGCCGTGGTAACAACTATCCAGGTATTCAATGAGTTTGCATCAGGGACACCCGATCCTACAGCCATCCGCGATTATGTGAAGATGCACTATGACCGGGGAGCACATCCGAAATACCTTCTGCTGTTCGGAGCGGCCTCCTATGATTATCGCCAGCGGGTAAAAAATAACACCAACCTGGTGCCTTCCTGGCAAAGTGATGCTTCACTCGATGCCATTCATTCCCATGTGTCAGATGATTTCTTCGGATTGCTGGACGACGCGGAAGATATCACGAGAACGGATATCCCGAATCTGCTGGATGTTGGTATCGGGCGGTTGCCTGTGCGTAATGTTTCCGAGGCCAGAACAGCGGTAGACAAAATTATCCGTTACCAGCAGCCGCGTTCCTTCGGGCCGTGGCGCAACCGGATAACATTGGTGGCTGATGATGAAGACGACAACCTGCATCTGCAGGATGCTGAAATCATGGGCAACACCATCGCAAAAAACAATCATCTCCCTAATATCAGAAAAATATATGTGGATGCGTATCCGCAGGAAAATACCAGTGCCGGGGCCCGTTCACCGGAGGTGACCAAAGCCGTCAACAATAGTGTCAACGCCGGTGCGCTTGTATTGAACTATAGTGGTCATGGCAGTAGTAACCGTCTTGCAGAGGAAACGGTGATGGACGTAAATAGTGTGCAGGACTGGAAAAATGAGCAGCAGCTGCCGTTGCTGATCACCGCCACCTGTGACTTTGCGCCATTTGATGATCCTGGCATTAATTCACTGGGAGCGCAATTGTTGTTACAACAACAAAGTGGCGCTATTGCGCTGATGACCACTACGAGGGCTG
The Chitinophaga varians genome window above contains:
- the porU gene encoding type IX secretion system sortase PorU, with the protein product MKPSNIFPALLLFFLYHCGSATGQTVPRTYKDHSVLASGHWYKLSVAAPGIYKIDLPLLQQLGVDTRQLPSGSVRLFGTGGGMLPEPNNQLRYDDLPEVALQVQDGGDGQLDGNDYLLFYTPGPHRWQWDPLKPGFVHQYNLYSDVATYFLTIGDNGARITQDSNTQPAGNKTYAFDFHTFYERDSLNFLSSGKQWWGQEFGKVIGNSRSYSFSLPGPPVGLVTVAFRAAARGATGSNFKVSLNQAAAASAYLLPVGSSVFESYATAAYASGTATVGGDVLTAGVDFQPGDLNARGWLDYLELTAPCPLRIPAGGVLDFRSTAGTGRTQYLLANATAQTQVWQVTDPLKPLAMPTALQADTLVFTGDAGPLREYIAFNTAAVMRPLPGGPVINQDLHGQPGADLLIVTHETFLAEAERLAAWRRSRDGLRVAVVTTIQVFNEFASGTPDPTAIRDYVKMHYDRGAHPKYLLLFGAASYDYRQRVKNNTNLVPSWQSDASLDAIHSHVSDDFFGLLDDAEDITRTDIPNLLDVGIGRLPVRNVSEARTAVDKIIRYQQPRSFGPWRNRITLVADDEDDNLHLQDAEIMGNTIAKNNHLPNIRKIYVDAYPQENTSAGARSPEVTKAVNNSVNAGALVLNYSGHGSSNRLAEETVMDVNSVQDWKNEQQLPLLITATCDFAPFDDPGINSLGAQLLLQQQSGAIALMTTTRAVFANSNRIMNGNYLEAAFTPQADGSMRSLGAAIRDGKNKTYATSGDVINNRKFQLLGDPSLTLAFPQWQVITDSINGRKVTTETDTLKGLQHCIIKGHIADAQGNVLRDYSGTLNTVIYDQPATHRTRGNDPRSQPADFQVQENILFKGTQTVSRGEFTVAFTVPADLLPGKGKSKISYYTSNTTADGGGYFDGFFTGGLLPGAPADITGPDVKVWLDSKAFVNGDMTGPSPLLMIDLADSSGINVSGSNPAHSLVAILDSSEYLILNDYFDASLDSYREGQVRFQLSGLPAGAHRITIKAWDTYNNSTVKTIAFKVAAPGTLAVDEVVNYPNPFHDVTRFSFLHNQQGQQLQVDLQVFATDGKLVKKMRSTIFSGTSRFDGIPWDGRGDSGARLPAGIYFYRLIIGSNGQTRALGGKMVLF